Proteins found in one Micropterus dolomieu isolate WLL.071019.BEF.003 ecotype Adirondacks linkage group LG12, ASM2129224v1, whole genome shotgun sequence genomic segment:
- the LOC123980561 gene encoding uncharacterized protein LOC123980561 isoform X4, translating to MAKSTLTHFGAVSRSLRRWSFQQGDGTVRVLGVYLGADIRAARDKSWAEIVGKVRRRLTLWAMRSLSLRARVQVINSLVLPMVLHTLAVHDLPAQTLQMILTAIRAFVWRGRPSLIAYATLVCRVREGGLNLRDLGTVRCALRVKLVQKLLSGGGLAYWLDFLQEQVGRCGPCGLFNLCGVPTVEQVETLDPLFAEVMRVWGGARRLLGATIEHRDQVLLQPLLRNPCLAPASRPLVTTLLSRAGLHQSKGCGGFVCQGGECPPGFLGGSPQATT from the exons ATGGCCAAGTCTACGTTAACGCACTTTGGTGCAGTGTCTCGCTCCCTGAGGAGATGGTCATTCCAGCAAGGGGATGGCACGGTCAGAGTGCTGGGTGTGTACCTCGGCGCTGATATCCGGGCTGCCAGAGATAAAAGCTGGGCGGAGATCGTGGGCAAAGTCAGGCGCAGGCTTACTCTGTGGGCAATGAGAAGCCTGTCCCTGCGTGCCAGGGTACAAGTGATTAACAGCTTAGTGCTGCCTATGGTGCTGCACACCCTGGCCGTCCATGATCTTCCCGCCCAAACCTTGCAGATGATCTTGACAGCCATCCGTGCTTTTGTCTGGAGGGGGAGGCCCAGCCTCATCGCATACGCCACCTTGGTGTGTCGTGTGCGGGAGGGTGGGCTAAATCTGAGAGATCTGGGCACGGTCAGGTGCGCCTTGAGGGTCAAGCTGGTCCAGAAACTGCTCTCGGGGGGGGGTCTCGCCTATTGGCTGGACTTCCTCCAGGAACAGGTGGGGCGGTGTGGACCCTGCGGGCTTTTTAACCTGTGTGGAGTCCCCACCGTTGAACAAGTAGAGACACTTGACCCTCTTTTTGCTGAAGTGATGCGGGTGTGGGGTGGGGCCCGGCGACTCCTCGGGGCTACCATCGAGCACAGGGACCAAGTCTTGTTGCAGCCGCTCCTGCGAAACCCGTGTTTGGCTCCTGCCAGCAGGCCCCTGGTCACCACCCTCCTATCGAGGGCGGGCCTCCACCAG TCCAAAGGTTGTGGTGGCTTTGTGTGCCAGGGTGGAGAGTGCCCTCCCGGATTCTTGGGGGGCAGTCCTCAGGCGACAACCTAA
- the LOC123980561 gene encoding uncharacterized protein LOC123980561 isoform X1 — protein MAKSTLTHFGAVSRSLRRWSFQQGDGTVRVLGVYLGADIRAARDKSWAEIVGKVRRRLTLWAMRSLSLRARVQVINSLVLPMVLHTLAVHDLPAQTLQMILTAIRAFVWRGRPSLIAYATLVCRVREGGLNLRDLGTVRCALRVKLVQKLLSGGGLAYWLDFLQEQVGRCGPCGLFNLCGVPTVEQVETLDPLFAEVMRVWGGARRLLGATIEHRDQVLLQPLLRNPCLAPASRPLVTTLLSRAGLHQVHHLVGSEGRVDRERVIRALRTNAVTFSPKVVVALCARVESALPDSWGAVLRRQPKMGHGGAGDPGGTLPDFHVSWGGPPTALQAMTTKKWYRLLVDKACRRPTAEVAWGQLFPGRDAGSIWHNVDLRFAGPDIFGTEYRIRHRRIFTAVILRQIDKDRYKRTCVRCEKEDETLEHLVLSCSSLVPFWVAVCGLLARCCAWSAPTEQELYWTLIFGLPENSKTSDIWTTNLVLAVARHAIVVARNCALYDNKKVNTWQFFKNWLRRHLRALWTVRPAWIENCSCSRATLCSMVGGQLMFNF, from the exons ATGGCCAAGTCTACGTTAACGCACTTTGGTGCAGTGTCTCGCTCCCTGAGGAGATGGTCATTCCAGCAAGGGGATGGCACGGTCAGAGTGCTGGGTGTGTACCTCGGCGCTGATATCCGGGCTGCCAGAGATAAAAGCTGGGCGGAGATCGTGGGCAAAGTCAGGCGCAGGCTTACTCTGTGGGCAATGAGAAGCCTGTCCCTGCGTGCCAGGGTACAAGTGATTAACAGCTTAGTGCTGCCTATGGTGCTGCACACCCTGGCCGTCCATGATCTTCCCGCCCAAACCTTGCAGATGATCTTGACAGCCATCCGTGCTTTTGTCTGGAGGGGGAGGCCCAGCCTCATCGCATACGCCACCTTGGTGTGTCGTGTGCGGGAGGGTGGGCTAAATCTGAGAGATCTGGGCACGGTCAGGTGCGCCTTGAGGGTCAAGCTGGTCCAGAAACTGCTCTCGGGGGGGGGTCTCGCCTATTGGCTGGACTTCCTCCAGGAACAGGTGGGGCGGTGTGGACCCTGCGGGCTTTTTAACCTGTGTGGAGTCCCCACCGTTGAACAAGTAGAGACACTTGACCCTCTTTTTGCTGAAGTGATGCGGGTGTGGGGTGGGGCCCGGCGACTCCTCGGGGCTACCATCGAGCACAGGGACCAAGTCTTGTTGCAGCCGCTCCTGCGAAACCCGTGTTTGGCTCCTGCCAGCAGGCCCCTGGTCACCACCCTCCTATCGAGGGCGGGCCTCCACCAGGTACACCATCTGGTAGGCAGTGAGGGGCGTGTCGATAGGGAGCGGGTCATTCGGGCTCTCCGCACTAATGCTGTCACTTTTAGTCCAAAGGTTGTGGTGGCTTTGTGTGCCAGGGTGGAGAGTGCCCTCCCGGATTCTTGGGGGGCAGTCCTCAG GCGACAACCTAAGATGGGGCACGGTGGAGCGGGTGATCCAGGTGGAACTTTGCCAGATTTCCACGTCTCCTGGGGAGGGCCCCCCACGGCACTTCAGGCCATGACAACTAAAAAATGGTACCGGCTGCTTGTGGACAAAGCATGCAGACGGCCAACAGCGGAAGTGGCGTGGGGACAGCTATTCCCAGGGCGGGATGCTGGGTCCATCTGGCATAACGTGGATCTCCGCTTCGCTGGCCCCGACATATTTGGCACTGAGTATAGAATTCGCCACCGAAGGATCTTCACGGCTGTGATTCTCAGGCAAATTGACAAGGACCGTTACAAGCGCACATGCGTGAGGTGTGAGAAGGAGGATGAGACTTTGGAGCATCTTGTGCTCAGTTGCTCCTCTCTGGTCCCCTTCTGGGTGGCTGTCTGTGGACTGCTTGCCCGCTGCTGCGCCTGGTCGGCACCCACAGAGCAGGAACTTTACTGGACGCTAATCTTTGGGCTACCTGAGAACAGCAAAACCTCAGACATATGGACTACCAACTTAGTCCTGGCTGTTGCCAGGCACGCCATTGTTGTTGCCAGAAACTGTGCCTTATATGACAATAAAAAGGTGAACACATGGCAGTTCTTTAAAAACTGGCTGCGAAGACACCTTCGGGCACTTTGGACGGTGCGCCCAGCATGGATTGAAAACTGTTCATGCTCCCGAGCCACGCTGTGCAGTATGGTGGGAGGCCAGCTAATGTTTAACTTttga
- the LOC123980561 gene encoding uncharacterized protein LOC123980561 isoform X3, translating to MAKSTLTHFGAVSRSLRRWSFQQGDGTVRVLGVYLGADIRAARDKSWAEIVGKVRRRLTLWAMRSLSLRARVQVINSLVLPMVLHTLAVHDLPAQTLQMILTAIRAFVWRGRPSLIAYATLVCRVREGGLNLRDLGTVRCALRVKLVQKLLSGGGLAYWLDFLQEQVGRCGPCGLFNLCGVPTVEQVETLDPLFAEVMRVWGGARRLLGATIEHRDQVLLQPLLRNPCLAPASRPLVTTLLSRAGLHQSKGCGGFVCQGGECPPGFLGGSPQATT from the exons ATGGCCAAGTCTACGTTAACGCACTTTGGTGCAGTGTCTCGCTCCCTGAGGAGATGGTCATTCCAGCAAGGGGATGGCACGGTCAGAGTGCTGGGTGTGTACCTCGGCGCTGATATCCGGGCTGCCAGAGATAAAAGCTGGGCGGAGATCGTGGGCAAAGTCAGGCGCAGGCTTACTCTGTGGGCAATGAGAAGCCTGTCCCTGCGTGCCAGGGTACAAGTGATTAACAGCTTAGTGCTGCCTATGGTGCTGCACACCCTGGCCGTCCATGATCTTCCCGCCCAAACCTTGCAGATGATCTTGACAGCCATCCGTGCTTTTGTCTGGAGGGGGAGGCCCAGCCTCATCGCATACGCCACCTTGGTGTGTCGTGTGCGGGAGGGTGGGCTAAATCTGAGAGATCTGGGCACGGTCAGGTGCGCCTTGAGGGTCAAGCTGGTCCAGAAACTGCTCTCGGGGGGGGGTCTCGCCTATTGGCTGGACTTCCTCCAGGAACAGGTGGGGCGGTGTGGACCCTGCGGGCTTTTTAACCTGTGTGGAGTCCCCACCGTTGAACAAGTAGAGACACTTGACCCTCTTTTTGCTGAAGTGATGCGGGTGTGGGGTGGGGCCCGGCGACTCCTCGGGGCTACCATCGAGCACAGGGACCAAGTCTTGTTGCAGCCGCTCCTGCGAAACCCGTGTTTGGCTCCTGCCAGCAGGCCCCTGGTCACCACCCTCCTATCGAGGGCGGGCCTCCACCAG TCCAAAGGTTGTGGTGGCTTTGTGTGCCAGGGTGGAGAGTGCCCTCCCGGATTCTTGGGGGGCAGTCCTCAG GCGACAACCTAA
- the LOC123980561 gene encoding uncharacterized protein LOC123980561 isoform X2, translated as MAKSTLTHFGAVSRSLRRWSFQQGDGTVRVLGVYLGADIRAARDKSWAEIVGKVRRRLTLWAMRSLSLRARVQVINSLVLPMVLHTLAVHDLPAQTLQMILTAIRAFVWRGRPSLIAYATLVCRVREGGLNLRDLGTVRCALRVKLVQKLLSGGGLAYWLDFLQEQVGRCGPCGLFNLCGVPTVEQVETLDPLFAEVMRVWGGARRLLGATIEHRDQVLLQPLLRNPCLAPASRPLVTTLLSRAGLHQVHHLSKGCGGFVCQGGECPPGFLGGSPQATT; from the exons ATGGCCAAGTCTACGTTAACGCACTTTGGTGCAGTGTCTCGCTCCCTGAGGAGATGGTCATTCCAGCAAGGGGATGGCACGGTCAGAGTGCTGGGTGTGTACCTCGGCGCTGATATCCGGGCTGCCAGAGATAAAAGCTGGGCGGAGATCGTGGGCAAAGTCAGGCGCAGGCTTACTCTGTGGGCAATGAGAAGCCTGTCCCTGCGTGCCAGGGTACAAGTGATTAACAGCTTAGTGCTGCCTATGGTGCTGCACACCCTGGCCGTCCATGATCTTCCCGCCCAAACCTTGCAGATGATCTTGACAGCCATCCGTGCTTTTGTCTGGAGGGGGAGGCCCAGCCTCATCGCATACGCCACCTTGGTGTGTCGTGTGCGGGAGGGTGGGCTAAATCTGAGAGATCTGGGCACGGTCAGGTGCGCCTTGAGGGTCAAGCTGGTCCAGAAACTGCTCTCGGGGGGGGGTCTCGCCTATTGGCTGGACTTCCTCCAGGAACAGGTGGGGCGGTGTGGACCCTGCGGGCTTTTTAACCTGTGTGGAGTCCCCACCGTTGAACAAGTAGAGACACTTGACCCTCTTTTTGCTGAAGTGATGCGGGTGTGGGGTGGGGCCCGGCGACTCCTCGGGGCTACCATCGAGCACAGGGACCAAGTCTTGTTGCAGCCGCTCCTGCGAAACCCGTGTTTGGCTCCTGCCAGCAGGCCCCTGGTCACCACCCTCCTATCGAGGGCGGGCCTCCACCAGGTACACCATCTG TCCAAAGGTTGTGGTGGCTTTGTGTGCCAGGGTGGAGAGTGCCCTCCCGGATTCTTGGGGGGCAGTCCTCAGGCGACAACCTAA